One part of the Glycine max cultivar Williams 82 chromosome 14, Glycine_max_v4.0, whole genome shotgun sequence genome encodes these proteins:
- the LOC100781579 gene encoding uncharacterized protein encodes MDDAELDAAFGFPSEFPYEFDSVGAEPADSGSTGTECSDEEDFFAGLTRRLSHTSLNETRKEQQKLNVPICNSDKTENQKMMARGLAGSPQSILSGIGSWSGRSGGSGDGSPNGSSRVASPTTTPFEGSNDALDVLYAAAGQVARLKMNDEVSSKFDFQSRGVLGGLPPPVAAENAFFANQGVSQVRYQQVRTEQVLKQQCGSVWGRQEKANWATQQHHQPQVQNRVRDLREFGYDYEAVKCTHVLPHSAWHPLQVKNQNTQQVPYFGSGSRPGLQGGSGVTKRGCAGTGVFLPRQYGAPPPESRKQTAAPVLVPAKVIHALNLKIDDLNSQPRFLGAFDVDYDALLARRNALLLQQKLSMLREEAANYEALSLPQEWTY; translated from the exons ATGGATGACGCTGAGTTGGACGCCGCGTTCGGGTTTCCGTCTGAGTTCCCCTACGAGTTTGACTCGGTTGGGGCCGAACCGGCTGATTCCGGTTCGACCGGGACCGAGTGCAGCGACGAGGAAGACTTCTTCGCCGGGTTGACTCGCCGGCTGAGTCACACCTCACTCAATGAAACAAGGAAGGAACAACAAAAACTCAATGTTCCCATCTGCAACAGTGACAAAACCGAG aaTCAGAAGATGATGGCTCGCGGTTTGGCCGGGTCGCCTCAGTCTATACTGAGCGGAATCGGAAGCTGGTCGGGTCGGAGCGGAGGGTCCGGCGACGGAAGCCCGAACGGGTCTTCCCGTGTTGCGTCGCCAACCACGACGCCGTTTGAGGGCTCAAACGACGCGTTGGATGTGCTGTATGCAGCTGCAGGGCAAGTTGCGAGGTTGAAGATGAACGACGAAGTCTCTTCGAAGTTCGATTTTCAGAGCAGGGGAGTGCTGGGTGGTCTTCCTCCACCTGTTGCGGCGGAGAACGCGTTTTTTGCAAACCAGGGTGTTTCTCAG GTTCGGTACCAGCAAGTGAGAACAGAGCAGGTGCTGAAGCAGCAGTGTGGTTCGGTTTGGGGGAGGCAAGAGAAGGCTAATTGGGCAACTCAGCAGCACCACCAGCCCCAAGTTCAGAATAGGGTTCGTGATTTGCGTGAGTTTGGGTATGACTATGAAGCTGTGAAATGCACGCACGTTTTGCCTCACTCTGCATGGCACCCTCTTCAAGTGAAGAACCAGAATACCCAACAGGTGCCTTATTTCGGATCCGGGTCGCGACCCGGGTTGCAAGGTGGATCCGGTGTTACTAAAAGGGGTTGCGCTGGAACGGGGGTTTTCTTGCCTCGTCAATATGGGGCCCCTCCTCCTGAATCTCGCAAGCAAACAG CTGCACCTGTTTTGGTCCCAGCTAAGGTTATTCATGCTCTGAACCTCAAAATTGATGACCTCAATAGCCAACCACGTTTCTTGGGTGCTTTTGACGTGGACTATG ATGCTTTGTTAGCGAGGAGGAATGCTCTTCTCTTGCAGCAGAAGTTAAGCATGCTGCGAGAAGAGGCAGCTAACTATGAAGCTCTTAGCCTGCCTCAAGAATGGACGTACTGA